From a single Beijerinckia sp. 28-YEA-48 genomic region:
- a CDS encoding amidohydrolase family protein: MTRTIIVNARPWGGEPVDLEIVDSVIAGITPHRQTAGRDGDTVDGRGRLILPAFTDIHTHLDSSRLGLPFRPHTGAPDVWGMVMNDRANWRSADGTAASRAIHTLGLMIARGTTRVRSYAQIDVDCGLERFEAVLAAREAHSARSDVKVIAFPQTGFSREQGVLPLLEEALRSGADVMGGIDPCQLERDPVRHLDTVFGLAQKYQVPVDFHLHEPGDLAVFSVELILERVRALGMRGMVSISHAYSLGGVSESTTRRLIEQFAELDIAMATVAPSVSTALPLRSLVESGVRIGLGEDGMRDYWKPYGNADMLDRTWQLAFTNNFLHDQDIEMCLGIGTIGGGSMIAPAEVPRLVRGGCQGVAVGDTADLILLDGQTPTSAVMDRSSDRTVLRKGRVVADQLQLV, encoded by the coding sequence ATGACGCGCACCATTATCGTTAACGCACGCCCCTGGGGCGGTGAGCCGGTCGATCTGGAAATCGTCGACAGTGTCATTGCGGGGATTACGCCGCACCGTCAGACTGCGGGCCGGGACGGCGACACCGTCGATGGTCGCGGGCGACTCATTCTGCCTGCTTTCACCGACATCCACACGCATTTGGATTCGAGCCGGCTCGGCCTTCCATTCCGCCCGCACACCGGGGCACCCGATGTCTGGGGAATGGTGATGAACGATCGAGCCAACTGGAGATCCGCGGACGGCACCGCCGCCTCGCGGGCAATCCACACCCTGGGACTGATGATCGCACGGGGAACAACGAGAGTCCGCAGCTACGCACAGATTGACGTCGATTGCGGGCTGGAGCGGTTCGAGGCGGTGTTGGCCGCTCGAGAGGCACACAGCGCGCGTTCCGATGTGAAGGTCATTGCGTTCCCGCAAACCGGGTTCTCCCGCGAGCAGGGCGTGCTGCCCCTGCTTGAAGAGGCACTGAGGTCGGGTGCAGACGTCATGGGTGGCATCGATCCATGTCAGCTCGAGCGGGATCCGGTACGTCACCTCGATACCGTGTTCGGGCTCGCCCAGAAGTACCAGGTTCCGGTCGACTTCCATTTGCACGAGCCCGGCGATCTGGCCGTGTTCAGCGTTGAGCTGATCCTGGAGCGGGTTCGTGCGCTGGGAATGCGCGGGATGGTCAGTATTTCACACGCATACTCGCTTGGCGGCGTGTCAGAGTCCACAACCAGACGGCTGATCGAACAGTTCGCGGAGCTCGACATCGCGATGGCCACGGTTGCCCCATCCGTCAGCACCGCGCTGCCGCTCCGCAGCTTGGTGGAGTCTGGCGTTCGTATCGGCTTGGGCGAGGACGGCATGAGAGACTACTGGAAGCCATACGGCAATGCTGACATGCTCGACCGCACTTGGCAGCTAGCTTTCACCAACAACTTCCTGCACGATCAGGACATCGAGATGTGTCTCGGTATAGGAACCATCGGCGGTGGTTCGATGATAGCGCCAGCCGAAGTCCCACGATTGGTTCGGGGTGGTTGTCAAGGGGTCGCGGTCGGAGATACAGCCGACCTCATCCTTCTCGACGGCCAGACCCCGACCTCGGCGGTCATGGACCGTTCCTCAGACCGAACCGTTTTGCGTAAAGGTCGCGTGGTTGCCGACCAACTGCAGCTAGTCTGA
- the acs gene encoding acetate--CoA ligase: MSDKIYPVAPEWAKKAYVDGAGYKEMYARSIKDPDGFWAEHGKRIDWIKPFTKVKNTTFGPPDVSIKWFEDGQLNVSANCVDRHLPKRAQQTAIIWEGDDPSKSKNITYQELYENVCRFANVLKAQGVKKGDCVTIYLPMIPEAAYAMLACTRIGAVHSVVFGGFSPDSLAGRLEDAKSTVLITADEGVRAGRPIPLKANSDAAVKKAPVKSVIVVQHTGGKVDMQAGRDVWYHEAAAKVPAECAPEAMNAEDPLFILYTSGSTGKPKGVLHTTGGYLVYTSMTHQYVFDYHDGDIYWCTADVGWVTGHSYIIYGPLANGATTLMFEGVPNYPDESRCWQVIDKHKVNIFYTAPTAIRALMQKGDGPVKKTSRASLRLLGSVGEPINPEAWEWYHRVVGDDRCPIVDTWWQTETGGILITPLPGATQLKPGSATNPFFGVQPQIVDGEGKVLDGATEGNLCITDSWPGQMRTVFGDHERFVQTYFSTYPGKYFTGDGCRRDADGYYWITGRVDDVINVSGHRMGTAEVESALVAHDKVSEAAVVGYPHDIKGQGIYAYVTLMAGENASEDLRKELVMWVRKEIGPIASPDVIQFAPGLPKTRSGKIMRRILRKIAENEIGALGDMSTLADPSVVDNLVVNRMK; the protein is encoded by the coding sequence ATGTCCGACAAGATTTACCCCGTCGCTCCGGAATGGGCCAAAAAGGCCTATGTCGATGGCGCCGGCTATAAGGAAATGTATGCCCGCTCGATCAAGGATCCGGACGGTTTCTGGGCGGAGCACGGCAAAAGAATCGATTGGATCAAGCCCTTCACCAAGGTGAAGAACACGACCTTCGGGCCGCCCGATGTCTCGATCAAATGGTTCGAAGACGGCCAGCTGAATGTGTCAGCCAATTGCGTCGACCGCCATCTGCCCAAGCGCGCCCAGCAGACCGCGATCATCTGGGAAGGCGACGATCCGTCGAAGTCCAAGAACATCACCTATCAAGAGCTTTACGAGAACGTCTGCCGCTTCGCCAATGTGCTGAAGGCGCAAGGCGTCAAGAAGGGTGATTGCGTCACCATCTATCTGCCGATGATCCCCGAGGCGGCCTATGCCATGCTCGCCTGCACGCGCATCGGCGCGGTGCATTCGGTGGTCTTTGGCGGTTTCTCGCCGGATTCACTTGCCGGCCGTCTCGAGGATGCGAAATCCACGGTGCTGATCACCGCCGATGAAGGCGTGCGCGCCGGCCGGCCGATCCCGCTGAAAGCCAATTCCGACGCGGCGGTGAAGAAGGCCCCGGTCAAGAGCGTGATCGTCGTCCAGCACACTGGCGGCAAAGTCGATATGCAGGCCGGCCGCGACGTCTGGTATCACGAGGCGGCGGCGAAAGTGCCGGCCGAATGTGCGCCCGAGGCGATGAATGCGGAAGATCCGCTATTCATTCTTTATACGTCAGGCTCGACCGGCAAGCCGAAGGGCGTGTTGCACACCACGGGTGGCTATCTCGTCTATACGTCGATGACGCATCAATATGTCTTCGACTATCACGATGGCGATATCTACTGGTGCACCGCCGACGTCGGTTGGGTGACGGGGCACAGCTACATCATCTATGGACCGCTCGCCAATGGCGCGACGACACTGATGTTCGAAGGCGTGCCGAATTATCCCGACGAGTCGCGCTGCTGGCAGGTGATCGACAAGCACAAGGTCAACATCTTCTACACCGCGCCGACGGCGATCCGCGCTCTGATGCAAAAGGGCGATGGGCCGGTGAAGAAGACCAGCCGCGCGTCGTTACGTCTGCTGGGTTCGGTCGGCGAACCGATTAATCCGGAAGCCTGGGAATGGTATCACCGCGTCGTCGGCGATGATCGTTGCCCGATCGTCGATACCTGGTGGCAGACCGAGACCGGCGGCATTCTGATCACGCCGCTGCCGGGCGCGACGCAGCTGAAGCCGGGCTCTGCGACCAATCCGTTCTTCGGCGTGCAGCCGCAGATCGTCGATGGCGAAGGCAAGGTGTTGGACGGGGCCACCGAGGGCAATCTGTGCATCACCGATTCCTGGCCGGGGCAGATGCGCACGGTGTTCGGCGATCACGAGCGTTTCGTGCAGACCTATTTCTCGACCTATCCGGGCAAGTATTTCACCGGTGATGGCTGCCGGCGCGATGCCGACGGCTATTACTGGATCACCGGCCGGGTCGATGACGTGATCAATGTCTCGGGCCATCGCATGGGCACGGCGGAAGTGGAAAGCGCGCTCGTTGCTCATGACAAGGTGTCGGAAGCAGCCGTCGTCGGCTATCCGCACGACATCAAAGGCCAGGGCATCTATGCCTATGTGACCTTGATGGCGGGCGAGAATGCGTCGGAAGATCTGCGCAAGGAATTGGTGATGTGGGTGCGTAAGGAGATCGGGCCGATCGCTTCGCCCGATGTCATCCAGTTCGCGCCCGGCCTGCCGAAGACGCGTTCGGGCAAGATCATGCGCCGCATCCTGCGCAAGATCGCCGAGAATGAAATCGGCGCGCTGGGCGATATGTCGACATTGGCCGATCCGTCGGTGGTGGATAATCTCGTTGTTAATCGGATGAAGTAG
- a CDS encoding amino acid synthesis family protein, whose translation MDETDPVPLLWQPNFNGLCIRKWYALFDETLISEGGRIEDREALQRVAIGVAIRNPYAGGYQNDLSEAIEQSEHLGREFGRRIKLVLGSRAVESYGKACVVGSLGEYEHGNAFLTTKFAGPIRDALGGALAWIPSTGKVGGPQTSIDIPLAHKDALYVRSHYDTFSVCLGDAPAPAEIVLLFACATRGRLDARLGGLTSAEVSQRDGLR comes from the coding sequence ATGGACGAAACGGATCCCGTACCGCTTTTGTGGCAGCCAAATTTTAACGGCCTCTGTATCCGCAAATGGTATGCACTCTTTGATGAAACCTTGATCAGCGAAGGTGGGCGAATAGAAGATCGCGAAGCCTTACAACGGGTCGCGATAGGTGTTGCTATCAGAAACCCGTATGCAGGCGGCTATCAGAATGATCTCTCCGAAGCTATCGAGCAGTCGGAGCATTTGGGCCGCGAGTTCGGGCGGCGAATCAAGTTAGTACTGGGTAGTCGTGCCGTTGAAAGCTACGGAAAGGCATGCGTCGTTGGTTCCCTAGGGGAGTACGAACATGGCAATGCGTTTTTGACAACGAAGTTTGCTGGCCCCATTCGGGATGCTCTTGGCGGAGCCCTCGCCTGGATCCCTTCTACGGGCAAAGTTGGAGGGCCTCAGACGTCAATTGATATTCCTTTGGCGCATAAAGATGCATTGTATGTCCGATCACACTACGACACATTCAGCGTGTGCTTGGGAGATGCACCGGCTCCCGCAGAGATTGTTCTGTTATTCGCATGCGCGACGAGGGGTCGTTTAGATGCAAGACTGGGCGGCTTGACCTCAGCTGAAGTCAGCCAACGAGACGGTCTTCGATAG
- a CDS encoding RidA family protein, producing the protein MKIEKIHPKGIFTRQSAGRPLYSQVVKISGGSLIFLAGQVARDSDGQTVGKGDMRKQFEKIVENIGRCLEAAGASLRDIVKITTFVVDMSEYAKLSDLRGLYFGDAAPASSSIEVSMLASEDYLIEIEVVAVTA; encoded by the coding sequence ATGAAGATTGAGAAGATCCATCCGAAAGGAATATTCACGCGCCAAAGTGCTGGCAGGCCGCTTTATTCGCAAGTTGTGAAAATCTCCGGGGGATCTCTCATATTTTTAGCGGGGCAAGTAGCGCGAGACAGCGACGGTCAAACAGTTGGCAAGGGAGATATGCGTAAGCAGTTTGAAAAAATTGTCGAGAATATCGGGCGATGCCTAGAAGCAGCTGGGGCCAGCTTGCGAGATATAGTAAAAATTACGACTTTTGTGGTTGATATGAGTGAGTATGCGAAGCTGTCTGATTTGCGGGGCCTTTATTTTGGAGATGCTGCCCCAGCAAGCAGTTCTATCGAGGTCAGCATGCTCGCTAGTGAAGACTATTTGATTGAGATCGAGGTGGTAGCTGTAACGGCTTAG
- a CDS encoding MmgE/PrpD family protein has translation MGLENSDIFTMTRFTITQELIAIGEGVYKARLPSDVIELAKLSLLDFIGVAISGSADPSIESLVDRLLPDGSGVCSIIGHSVGASLEQAVLINATAGHVLDYDDVHMALPGHLSAVIWPAIIAVAQHRCISPEKLISAYVAGFEVGCRIGILVAPGHYDRGYHASATIGTFATTIAVCQLLGLSSDQTASALGISSMCASGFKAQFGTMGKAFQVGLASRNGMSAAIFSEAGAVSCSDIFGDPRGFCRSTSSNFNAEAALSQIPGTFKLRSNLFKFHASCYGTHAAIECALKLLRGGIDTSSIRKVVVRIGAVNETICNIQNPTTAAEAKFSVRLLVSYALNQIDTARLDVFDLRQIVAPEVQSLLEIIVVEIVDGYTLTQASVRVCLEGGIEHSAESDVSDPYQDYALLGSRLLSKFQALVIPCLGTKAAGELVNVVESFQNHKSLSALGQAMQSPLHTLRN, from the coding sequence GTGGGCCTTGAAAACTCGGACATCTTCACCATGACGCGTTTTACTATAACTCAGGAACTCATCGCGATCGGTGAAGGTGTTTATAAAGCGCGCCTACCTTCTGATGTCATTGAGCTAGCTAAACTGTCTCTACTGGACTTCATTGGCGTTGCAATATCTGGTTCTGCGGATCCGAGCATTGAATCCTTAGTTGATCGGCTATTGCCAGATGGTAGCGGGGTTTGCTCAATTATCGGCCATAGTGTCGGGGCATCTCTCGAACAAGCTGTGTTGATAAATGCCACGGCGGGACATGTCTTAGATTACGACGATGTTCATATGGCGTTGCCGGGACACCTAAGTGCTGTTATTTGGCCCGCGATTATCGCTGTTGCACAACATCGCTGTATATCGCCTGAAAAGCTAATTTCCGCGTACGTGGCTGGGTTTGAAGTGGGATGTCGAATTGGAATATTGGTTGCCCCCGGACATTATGACCGTGGCTATCATGCAAGTGCCACAATAGGCACATTCGCCACAACTATCGCAGTTTGTCAGTTGCTTGGGTTGAGCAGTGATCAAACCGCGTCTGCCCTCGGCATTTCGAGTATGTGTGCTTCCGGTTTCAAAGCGCAATTTGGAACCATGGGAAAGGCATTTCAGGTCGGATTGGCATCAAGAAATGGTATGTCTGCAGCTATATTCTCTGAAGCTGGAGCAGTTAGTTGCTCAGATATATTTGGAGATCCTCGCGGATTTTGTCGATCGACGAGTTCAAACTTTAATGCCGAAGCGGCCCTGTCGCAAATTCCAGGCACATTCAAATTGAGAAGTAATTTGTTTAAGTTTCACGCTTCTTGCTACGGAACACATGCGGCGATCGAGTGTGCACTAAAGTTACTGCGAGGAGGGATAGATACGTCTTCTATCCGGAAGGTGGTGGTTCGCATTGGGGCTGTGAATGAGACGATTTGCAACATTCAGAACCCAACGACAGCAGCCGAAGCTAAGTTTAGTGTCCGCTTGCTCGTTTCTTATGCGCTCAACCAAATCGACACGGCCCGACTAGATGTATTTGATTTACGTCAAATAGTTGCGCCAGAAGTTCAAAGTTTGTTGGAAATTATTGTTGTCGAAATCGTGGACGGGTACACGCTTACGCAGGCGAGTGTGAGGGTATGTCTCGAGGGAGGCATCGAGCATTCCGCGGAAAGTGATGTGTCAGATCCGTATCAGGACTACGCGCTACTTGGGTCAAGGCTACTTAGTAAATTTCAGGCGCTCGTAATTCCTTGCCTCGGAACCAAAGCTGCCGGCGAGCTGGTGAATGTTGTCGAGAGCTTTCAGAATCATAAATCGTTGTCTGCTTTAGGGCAGGCTATGCAAAGCCCATTACACACACTGAGGAATTGA